In the genome of Diaphorobacter sp. HDW4A, the window AGTACCTCGAAGCGAAAACCACATGAAAATGCATCAACTCCAGGCACTGGTGGCGGTGGCCGAGCACGGCAGCATCCGCCGCGCGGCGCAGTCACTGTCGCTCTCCCAAACCGCGCTGACCAAGGCGCTGCGCGAACTGGAGCTTGATCTGCAGGCCGGTCTGCTACACCGCAGCCCGCAGGGCGTGCGGCTCACCGACATTGGAGCCAAGCTCCTGCAGCACGCCAAGCTGATCCTCGCCGAGGCCGCAGACGCCCGCGCCGGAGTGCGCCACATGCTTGGGCTGGGCACGCCGACGGTGCGGGTCGCGGTCACGCCCACGTTCTCGCTGCTGTGCCTGTCGGAAACCGTGTCGCGCTTTCGCGCACGCTACCCCGATGCGCCCCTCAGCATCCGCGACGCCTTCCTGTCGCAGACCCTGCCCATGCTGCGCGACGGCACCATCGACCTGGCGATCACGGCGCTGATGGACGGCGCACTCGGCTCCGACCTGCTGTTCGAAGACATGGGCGAACTGACGATTGCGCTGGCCGGTCGCGTCGATGGCCGCAGCAGCAAGGTACCCCGGCGCCTCGCCGATCTCACTGACGCCGCGCCGTGGCTGCTAGACGGGTCACCCTGGGGCATCAGCGAGGCGGTGCGCCAGTGGCTGGCGCTGCACGGCGCCCCGCAACCACGCCTTGTGCTGGAGTGCCCATCCAGCATGGCATCGCTGGTGCTGTCCACCGAAGGCCATGCCATCGTACCCACGCCACAGCCGATTCTCTCGGTGCCA includes:
- a CDS encoding LysR family transcriptional regulator, which encodes MKMHQLQALVAVAEHGSIRRAAQSLSLSQTALTKALRELELDLQAGLLHRSPQGVRLTDIGAKLLQHAKLILAEAADARAGVRHMLGLGTPTVRVAVTPTFSLLCLSETVSRFRARYPDAPLSIRDAFLSQTLPMLRDGTIDLAITALMDGALGSDLLFEDMGELTIALAGRVDGRSSKVPRRLADLTDAAPWLLDGSPWGISEAVRQWLALHGAPQPRLVLECPSSMASLVLSTEGHAIVPTPQPILSVPWIAGVSREISVVEPLPSLPLGLVTRRGHRLDGPAEWFAECARLELKRLLGKPPARKRLAR